A genomic window from Pseudomonas argentinensis includes:
- a CDS encoding pirin family protein produces MTHHTAASPIEQIVLPNVRDIGGFDVRRALPSAQRRMVGPFVFLDSFGPVAFGAGEGMDTRPHPHIGLATISYLLQGEMLHRDSAGHIQLLEAGEVNVMVAGRGIVHSERSSDPVRASGGTLMGLQAWVALPQAHEESAPGFHHLSAPSLPVIEGEGVSLRLLAGALEGQSASTQTFSPLFYADLQLQAGARYQLSAEHIERALYVVSGEVEVQGQTGRFGANQLVVLRPGSEVVIRALSGAALMVLGGEPLDGPRHIYWNFVSSRPDRIHQAVEDWRARRFPDVPGESEYIPLPDSGARWRFKG; encoded by the coding sequence ATGACGCATCACACTGCCGCCTCTCCAATCGAACAGATCGTCCTGCCCAACGTGCGTGACATCGGCGGGTTCGATGTACGCCGTGCGCTTCCGTCTGCGCAACGCCGGATGGTCGGGCCGTTCGTTTTCCTCGACAGCTTCGGACCGGTGGCTTTTGGCGCTGGCGAGGGCATGGACACCCGGCCACATCCACACATCGGTCTGGCCACCATCAGCTACCTGCTTCAGGGAGAAATGCTGCACCGCGACAGCGCCGGCCATATCCAGCTGCTCGAGGCCGGGGAGGTCAACGTGATGGTCGCCGGCCGCGGCATCGTCCATTCCGAGCGCTCGAGCGACCCGGTGCGTGCCAGTGGCGGCACACTCATGGGGCTCCAGGCCTGGGTGGCCCTGCCCCAGGCGCATGAGGAAAGCGCACCGGGCTTCCACCATCTGAGCGCGCCCTCGCTTCCGGTGATCGAGGGGGAAGGTGTCTCGCTTCGTTTACTGGCTGGCGCGCTCGAAGGCCAGAGTGCCTCGACCCAGACCTTCTCACCGCTGTTCTACGCCGACCTGCAACTGCAGGCCGGTGCACGTTACCAGCTGTCCGCCGAGCACATCGAGCGCGCCCTGTACGTGGTCAGCGGCGAGGTGGAAGTGCAGGGCCAGACCGGTCGTTTCGGGGCGAACCAGTTGGTGGTGCTGCGGCCCGGCAGTGAGGTCGTCATCCGTGCCTTGAGTGGGGCGGCACTGATGGTGCTCGGCGGCGAGCCGCTCGATGGGCCTCGCCATATCTACTGGAATTTCGTTTCCAGCCGGCCGGATCGAATTCACCAGGCGGTCGAGGATTGGCGCGCTCGCC
- a CDS encoding LysR family transcriptional regulator has product MSNNPGTPTLDQLRVFLTVVDVGSFAGAARKLHRATSVVSYSIANLEMQLGISLFDRKTTRKPQLTDAGRTVLAEARSIYSGIDGLRAKVSGLLHGLEAEVHLVLDVMLPSERVVDALKAFREQFPTVSLHLHIEALGAVTQRVLDRGATLGVSGPLTRSIDGIDRIGAGKVMLIPVAAPAHPLAATGPHGPGAGREHVQLVLTDRSTLTDDQEFAVVGTRTWRLADLGAKHMLLREGIGWGNMPEPIIRDDLGSGRLVRLDLPDCPGGDYLFDVIYRTDTPPGPAARWLIERFKAQVSTT; this is encoded by the coding sequence ATGAGCAATAATCCCGGCACCCCTACCCTGGATCAATTGCGGGTATTTCTCACGGTGGTGGACGTGGGCAGTTTCGCGGGGGCCGCACGCAAGTTGCATCGCGCCACGTCCGTCGTCAGTTATTCGATTGCCAACCTGGAAATGCAGTTGGGCATCAGCCTGTTCGACCGCAAGACCACCCGCAAACCACAGCTGACCGATGCCGGTCGCACGGTTCTGGCCGAGGCACGCAGCATCTACAGCGGCATCGATGGGCTGCGCGCCAAGGTGAGCGGTCTGTTGCACGGCCTCGAGGCGGAGGTTCATCTGGTACTGGACGTGATGCTGCCGAGCGAGCGCGTGGTCGATGCGCTCAAGGCGTTTCGCGAGCAATTCCCGACCGTCTCGCTGCACCTGCATATCGAAGCATTGGGTGCTGTCACCCAGCGTGTACTCGACCGCGGTGCCACGCTCGGCGTCAGCGGCCCGTTGACCAGGAGTATCGACGGCATCGACCGTATCGGCGCAGGCAAGGTCATGCTGATTCCAGTGGCTGCACCGGCGCATCCCTTGGCCGCTACCGGCCCACACGGCCCAGGCGCCGGCCGGGAACACGTGCAACTGGTACTTACCGATCGTTCCACGCTAACGGATGACCAGGAGTTCGCTGTGGTCGGAACGAGAACCTGGAGGCTGGCGGATCTGGGCGCGAAGCACATGCTACTTCGCGAAGGCATCGGCTGGGGCAACATGCCCGAACCGATCATTCGAGACGATCTGGGCAGCGGGCGGCTCGTCCGCCTGGATCTGCCCGACTGCCCAGGCGGCGACTACCTGTTCGATGTGATCTATCGCACCGACACGCCACCCGGCCCCGCCGCCCGTTGGCTGATCGAACGATTCAAAGCCCAGGTGTCAACCACATGA
- a CDS encoding nuclear transport factor 2 family protein has translation MITAAELLELHFATLVDDPQRWQTLIADHLVWELPFAPTLGHPARLQGREQVLAHVGFVGAVENFRFFDLQVHPGAVASEASAEIKAEGMIRPTGRLYQQDYVLFVRVENGKLAFIREYFDPVRAAIALQAPIPALAG, from the coding sequence ATGATCACTGCCGCCGAACTGCTTGAGCTGCATTTCGCCACCCTTGTCGACGATCCGCAGCGCTGGCAAACACTCATCGCCGACCACCTCGTCTGGGAGCTGCCCTTTGCGCCGACGCTGGGCCACCCGGCACGGCTGCAAGGCCGCGAGCAGGTGCTGGCGCATGTCGGGTTCGTCGGCGCGGTCGAGAACTTCCGCTTCTTCGATCTGCAGGTGCACCCGGGCGCCGTTGCCTCCGAGGCCAGCGCCGAGATCAAGGCCGAAGGGATGATCAGGCCGACCGGCCGCCTTTACCAGCAGGACTACGTATTGTTCGTGCGCGTGGAGAACGGCAAGCTGGCGTTCATCCGCGAGTACTTCGACCCGGTACGCGCCGCCATCGCGCTGCAGGCA